The Parambassis ranga chromosome 19, fParRan2.1, whole genome shotgun sequence genome contains a region encoding:
- the LOC114451898 gene encoding SUN domain-containing protein 1-like isoform X3 — translation MVALVPVMIDEDVDLQSWGWTDLCVSSASSYYCVFCRVRGVFFCSVSACCSSYFSLVSDSEKEQPTVSFDQTGAMSRRSLRIDDGLLDRSLPHSSASFSVGGGSWRSSRSLNSRRSQQHSVSCSESLLHTPRKPASLHNSSLHSMASDASLLSSLLDESSVHEATVVDNFWGLDHDLDPKENTILAEQSSIVANSTLIGSENHCAKHPVQTLSRVYCKDCELHSNSKESASSKYTSSLVKMGPGGSHPGDSEGSTIYGRDRNRKSRIAQSRHCGVMSLKEPHSNGSLCDDCKEKQRSETDMVSASSSSPSWSSLVSYLLWFIWRATVFTASSLFQLTHSAASALWPLTRKIFSALWSAERSAGQRVGDAFRWLCRRWQHKSWFPLRLLIVILLLLLFGLCWFGPAGLQSVFLAVHFAECRTALSNIPGLSSVYGIVSSRSQSADVATVKELKEVQPYVEPLYSPPPQTEEKEELGTAGDSERLLHLERSLAALWDHVEVGGRQAEQRHGEVLQLYTELRQQQLHSAQSSSDGVEPWLNSVLDHQLSDLRRQLDEERQQREQMRQQELLQHRSQSSRLDQLELQLQTLVANTQEVQRRHEAATGASSSPTTLPAAFSVGVDQQSHDALLAEVKRLEAALDEVRRVVEGLSKSQDGCRQLSRIQQLISVEVSAQVQEQVRSLVYGNQLTPGGNTATLPESLLQWLSQRYVSSADLQAALASLEQSLLQNISMKLAQQHNEGMDKEAVLHTAGHVGATVTLEDVHVMVKNALRLFSQDQTGMADFALESGGGSILSTRCSETYETKAALLSLFSIPLWYFSQSPRAVIQPDVHPGNCWAFRGSKGFLVIRLSMRILPTAFTLEHIHKALAPSGTLRSAPQEFSVYGLDDEHQEKGKLLGTYTYDEDGEALQTFPVTEENDDTFQIIEVQILSNWGHKEYTCMYRFRVHGTPSSI, via the exons ATGGTGGCTCTTGTTCCTGTAATGATAGACGAGGATGTGGATCTGCAGAGCTGGGGCTGGACTGACCTGTGTGTATCTTCAGCCTCATCCTACTACTGTGTGTTCTGTCGTGTCCGTGGTGTCTTCTTCTGTAGTGTTAGTGCTTGTTG CTCCAGCTACTTTTCATTGGTGTCAGACTCTGAAAAGGAGCAGCCCACTGTCTCCTTTGATCAGACAGGAGCCATGTCCAGACGCAGCCTGCGGATCGATGATGGCCTGTTGGACCGCAGTCTGCCGCACAGCAGCGCCTCCTTCAGTGTGGGaggaggcagctggaggagcagcag GTCATTGAATTCTCGTCGTTCTCAGCAGCattctgtctcctgctcagaGTCCCTCCTCCACACTCCTCGTAAACCAGCTAGCCTACACAACAGCAGCCTCCACAGCATGGCATCTGATGCCTCCCTGCTTTCCTCACTGCTGGATGAGTCCTCGGTCCATGAGGCTACAGTGGTGGACAACTTCTGGG GTTTGGACCATGATTTGGATCCCAAAG AAAACACCATTTTAGCGGAGCAGAGCAGCATTGTGGCTAACAGcactctgattggttcagaaaACCACTGTGCCAAACACCCAGTCCAGACGCTCAGCAGAGTTTACTGTAAAGACTGTGAGCTTCATTCCAACAGTAAGGAGTCTGCCTCCTCCAAATACACCTCCTCATTAGTAAAGATGGGACCAGGAGGATCCCATCCTGGAGACTCGGAAGGTTCCACCATCTACGGCAGGGATCGTAACCGCAAGAGTAGAATAG CTCAATCCAGACACTGTGGGGTCATGAGCCTGAAGGAGCCTCATTCCAATGGATCTCTAT GTGACGACTGTAAGGAGAAACAGCGCTCTGAGACGGATATGGTCAGCGCCTCTTCATCCTCACCTTCATggtcgtctctggtttcctatTTGTTGTGGTTTATATGGAGAGCTACTGTTTTCACAG CTTCAAGTCTCTTTCAGCTGACTCACAGTGCAGCTTCAGCCCTCTGGCCTCTGACCAGGAAAATCTTTTCTGCTTTATGGAGCGCAGAACGCTCTGCAG GTCAGAGAGTAGGTGATGCATTCAGGTGGCTCTGCAGACGATGGCAGCACAAATCCTG GTTTCCTCTCAGATTATTGATTGTcatcctgctgcttctcctttttG GCCTATGTTGGTTTGGTCCAGCTGGTTTGCAGTCCGTGTTTCTAGCTGTCCACTTTGCAGAGTGTAGGACGGCACTCTCCAACATTCCCGGTCTCTCGTCTGTCTATGGCATTGTGTCCTCTCGGAGCCAGTCAGCAGATGTTGCCACTGTGAAGGAGCTGAAGGAAGTCCAGCCCTACGTGGAGCCGCTCTACAGTCCACCCCCACAAACGGAGGAGAAG GAAGAGTTGGGCACAGCAGGTGACTCTGAGCGGCTCCTTCATCTGGAGCGAAGCTTGGCTGCGTTGTGGGATCATGTTGAAGTTGGAGGGCGACAAGCTGAACAGAGACACGGGGAGGTGCTGCAGCTCTATACTGAACtccggcagcagcagcttcattctGCTCAGAGCAGCAGTGACGGTGTGGAGCCATGGTTGAACTCCGTGTTGGACCATCAGCTGTCTGACCTCAGGAGACAATTGGATGAGGAGAGACAACAACGGGAACAG ATGCGACAGCAGGAGTTACTGCAGCACCGGAGTCAGTCATCTCGTCTGGACCAACTCGAGCTGCAGCTACAGACACTGGTGGCCAACACACAG GAAGTGCAGCGGCGACATGAAGCTGCAACAGGAGCCTCGTCCTCTCCAACAACACTTCCTGCTGCATTTAG TGTTGGTGTGGACCAGCAGTCCCATGATGCCTTACTGGCAGAGGTTAAGCGGTTGGAAGCTGCTCTGGACGAAGTCAGGCGGGTAGTTGAGGGTCTGTCAAAGTCTCAGGATGGCTGCCGACAACTCTCCAGAATCCAGCAgctg ATTTCAGTGGAGGTTTCCGCTCAGGTCCAGGAGCAGGTTAGATCTCTTGTCTACGGCAATCAGCTAACACCAGGGGGGAACACTGCCACCCTCCCAGAGTCACTCCTCCAGTGGCTGTCGCAGAGATATGTCAGCAGCGCAGACCTGCAGGCAGCACTTGCCTCGCTGGAGCAGAGCCTCCTGCAAAACATCAGCATGAAGCTGGCACAGCAGCACAATGAGGGGATGGACAAAGAGGCTGTTCTACACACCGCTGGGCATGTTGGGGCCACTGTAACTCTGGag GATGTCCATGTAATGGTGAAGAATGCTCTGCGGCTATTTTCTCAGGATCAAACTGGCATGGCTGACTTTGCTCTGGAGTCCGGAG GAGGCAGCATCCTGAGCACTCGCTGCTCTGAGACATACGAGACCAAGGCGGCTCTGCTCAGCCTGTTCAGCATTCCTCTCTGGTATTTCTCTCAGTCTCCACGAGCTGTAATCCAG CCTGATGTCCATCCAGGAAACTGCTGGGCCTTCAGAGGCTCCAAAGGCTTCCTGGTGATCCGGCTCTCTATGAGGATCCTCCCCACTGCCTTTACCCTGGAACACATCCACAAAGCCCTGGCTCCTAGTGGGACACTGCGCAGCGCCCCTCAAGAGTTCAGCGTTTAT GGTCTGGATGATGAGCATCAGGAGAAAGGAAAGCTGCTGGGCACTTACACCTATGATGAGGACGGAGAAGCTCTGCAGACTTTCCCTGTCACT gagGAGAATGATGACACCTTCCAAATCATCGAGGTGCAGATTTTGTCTAACTGGGGCCACAAGGAGTACACATGCATGTACCGCTTCAGAGTGCATGGGACACCCAGCTCCATCTGA
- the LOC114451898 gene encoding SUN domain-containing protein 1-like isoform X1: MVALVPVMIDEDVDLQSWGWTDLCVSSASSYYCVFCRVRGVFFCSVSACCSSYFSLVSDSEKEQPTVSFDQTGAMSRRSLRIDDGLLDRSLPHSSASFSVGGGSWRSSRSLNSRRSQQHSVSCSESLLHTPRKPASLHNSSLHSMASDASLLSSLLDESSVHEATVVDNFWGLDHDLDPKENTILAEQSSIVANSTLIGSENHCAKHPVQTLSRVYCKDCELHSNSKESASSKYTSSLVKMGPGGSHPGDSEGSTIYGRDRNRKSRIAGLLFMWDSGVNVCWRAAAAVISLLTVVYQQLLLQKPHDVTDALQLWLDSSVLWVRRAAASLVSVLIHSWQLCQGSKVTEDNIQTGSQNGAQSRHCGVMSLKEPHSNGSLCQRVGDAFRWLCRRWQHKSWFPLRLLIVILLLLLFGLCWFGPAGLQSVFLAVHFAECRTALSNIPGLSSVYGIVSSRSQSADVATVKELKEVQPYVEPLYSPPPQTEEKEELGTAGDSERLLHLERSLAALWDHVEVGGRQAEQRHGEVLQLYTELRQQQLHSAQSSSDGVEPWLNSVLDHQLSDLRRQLDEERQQREQMRQQELLQHRSQSSRLDQLELQLQTLVANTQEVQRRHEAATGASSSPTTLPAAFSVGVDQQSHDALLAEVKRLEAALDEVRRVVEGLSKSQDGCRQLSRIQQLISVEVSAQVQEQVRSLVYGNQLTPGGNTATLPESLLQWLSQRYVSSADLQAALASLEQSLLQNISMKLAQQHNEGMDKEAVLHTAGHVGATVTLEDVHVMVKNALRLFSQDQTGMADFALESGGGSILSTRCSETYETKAALLSLFSIPLWYFSQSPRAVIQPDVHPGNCWAFRGSKGFLVIRLSMRILPTAFTLEHIHKALAPSGTLRSAPQEFSVYGLDDEHQEKGKLLGTYTYDEDGEALQTFPVTEENDDTFQIIEVQILSNWGHKEYTCMYRFRVHGTPSSI, translated from the exons ATGGTGGCTCTTGTTCCTGTAATGATAGACGAGGATGTGGATCTGCAGAGCTGGGGCTGGACTGACCTGTGTGTATCTTCAGCCTCATCCTACTACTGTGTGTTCTGTCGTGTCCGTGGTGTCTTCTTCTGTAGTGTTAGTGCTTGTTG CTCCAGCTACTTTTCATTGGTGTCAGACTCTGAAAAGGAGCAGCCCACTGTCTCCTTTGATCAGACAGGAGCCATGTCCAGACGCAGCCTGCGGATCGATGATGGCCTGTTGGACCGCAGTCTGCCGCACAGCAGCGCCTCCTTCAGTGTGGGaggaggcagctggaggagcagcag GTCATTGAATTCTCGTCGTTCTCAGCAGCattctgtctcctgctcagaGTCCCTCCTCCACACTCCTCGTAAACCAGCTAGCCTACACAACAGCAGCCTCCACAGCATGGCATCTGATGCCTCCCTGCTTTCCTCACTGCTGGATGAGTCCTCGGTCCATGAGGCTACAGTGGTGGACAACTTCTGGG GTTTGGACCATGATTTGGATCCCAAAG AAAACACCATTTTAGCGGAGCAGAGCAGCATTGTGGCTAACAGcactctgattggttcagaaaACCACTGTGCCAAACACCCAGTCCAGACGCTCAGCAGAGTTTACTGTAAAGACTGTGAGCTTCATTCCAACAGTAAGGAGTCTGCCTCCTCCAAATACACCTCCTCATTAGTAAAGATGGGACCAGGAGGATCCCATCCTGGAGACTCGGAAGGTTCCACCATCTACGGCAGGGATCGTAACCGCAAGAGTAGAATAG CAGGTTTACTGTTTATGTGGGACtctggtgtgaatgtgtgctggagggcagcagctgctgtaataTCCCTGCTCACTGTGGTTTACCAACAGCTTCTGCTGCAGAAACCTCATGATGTGACAG ATGCGCTGCAGCTGTGGCTGGACTCCTCTGTGTTGTGGGTAAGGAGAGCCGCAGCCTCCCTTGTGTCTGTACTGATTCACAGCTGGCAGCTTtgtcaggggtcaaaggtcacagaggaCAACATCCAGACTGGTAGCCAAAATGGAG CTCAATCCAGACACTGTGGGGTCATGAGCCTGAAGGAGCCTCATTCCAATGGATCTCTAT GTCAGAGAGTAGGTGATGCATTCAGGTGGCTCTGCAGACGATGGCAGCACAAATCCTG GTTTCCTCTCAGATTATTGATTGTcatcctgctgcttctcctttttG GCCTATGTTGGTTTGGTCCAGCTGGTTTGCAGTCCGTGTTTCTAGCTGTCCACTTTGCAGAGTGTAGGACGGCACTCTCCAACATTCCCGGTCTCTCGTCTGTCTATGGCATTGTGTCCTCTCGGAGCCAGTCAGCAGATGTTGCCACTGTGAAGGAGCTGAAGGAAGTCCAGCCCTACGTGGAGCCGCTCTACAGTCCACCCCCACAAACGGAGGAGAAG GAAGAGTTGGGCACAGCAGGTGACTCTGAGCGGCTCCTTCATCTGGAGCGAAGCTTGGCTGCGTTGTGGGATCATGTTGAAGTTGGAGGGCGACAAGCTGAACAGAGACACGGGGAGGTGCTGCAGCTCTATACTGAACtccggcagcagcagcttcattctGCTCAGAGCAGCAGTGACGGTGTGGAGCCATGGTTGAACTCCGTGTTGGACCATCAGCTGTCTGACCTCAGGAGACAATTGGATGAGGAGAGACAACAACGGGAACAG ATGCGACAGCAGGAGTTACTGCAGCACCGGAGTCAGTCATCTCGTCTGGACCAACTCGAGCTGCAGCTACAGACACTGGTGGCCAACACACAG GAAGTGCAGCGGCGACATGAAGCTGCAACAGGAGCCTCGTCCTCTCCAACAACACTTCCTGCTGCATTTAG TGTTGGTGTGGACCAGCAGTCCCATGATGCCTTACTGGCAGAGGTTAAGCGGTTGGAAGCTGCTCTGGACGAAGTCAGGCGGGTAGTTGAGGGTCTGTCAAAGTCTCAGGATGGCTGCCGACAACTCTCCAGAATCCAGCAgctg ATTTCAGTGGAGGTTTCCGCTCAGGTCCAGGAGCAGGTTAGATCTCTTGTCTACGGCAATCAGCTAACACCAGGGGGGAACACTGCCACCCTCCCAGAGTCACTCCTCCAGTGGCTGTCGCAGAGATATGTCAGCAGCGCAGACCTGCAGGCAGCACTTGCCTCGCTGGAGCAGAGCCTCCTGCAAAACATCAGCATGAAGCTGGCACAGCAGCACAATGAGGGGATGGACAAAGAGGCTGTTCTACACACCGCTGGGCATGTTGGGGCCACTGTAACTCTGGag GATGTCCATGTAATGGTGAAGAATGCTCTGCGGCTATTTTCTCAGGATCAAACTGGCATGGCTGACTTTGCTCTGGAGTCCGGAG GAGGCAGCATCCTGAGCACTCGCTGCTCTGAGACATACGAGACCAAGGCGGCTCTGCTCAGCCTGTTCAGCATTCCTCTCTGGTATTTCTCTCAGTCTCCACGAGCTGTAATCCAG CCTGATGTCCATCCAGGAAACTGCTGGGCCTTCAGAGGCTCCAAAGGCTTCCTGGTGATCCGGCTCTCTATGAGGATCCTCCCCACTGCCTTTACCCTGGAACACATCCACAAAGCCCTGGCTCCTAGTGGGACACTGCGCAGCGCCCCTCAAGAGTTCAGCGTTTAT GGTCTGGATGATGAGCATCAGGAGAAAGGAAAGCTGCTGGGCACTTACACCTATGATGAGGACGGAGAAGCTCTGCAGACTTTCCCTGTCACT gagGAGAATGATGACACCTTCCAAATCATCGAGGTGCAGATTTTGTCTAACTGGGGCCACAAGGAGTACACATGCATGTACCGCTTCAGAGTGCATGGGACACCCAGCTCCATCTGA
- the LOC114451898 gene encoding SUN domain-containing protein 1-like isoform X6, protein MVALVPVMIDEDVDLQSWGWTDLCVSSASSYYCVFCRVRGVFFCSVSACCSSYFSLVSDSEKEQPTVSFDQTGAMSRRSLRIDDGLLDRSLPHSSASFSVGGGSWRSSRSLNSRRSQQHSVSCSESLLHTPRKPASLHNSSLHSMASDASLLSSLLDESSVHEATVVDNFWGLDHDLDPKENTILAEQSSIVANSTLIGSENHCAKHPVQTLSRVYCKDCELHSNSKESASSKYTSSLVKMGPGGSHPGDSEGSTIYGRDRNRKSRIAQSRHCGVMSLKEPHSNGSLCQRVGDAFRWLCRRWQHKSWFPLRLLIVILLLLLFGLCWFGPAGLQSVFLAVHFAECRTALSNIPGLSSVYGIVSSRSQSADVATVKELKEVQPYVEPLYSPPPQTEEKEELGTAGDSERLLHLERSLAALWDHVEVGGRQAEQRHGEVLQLYTELRQQQLHSAQSSSDGVEPWLNSVLDHQLSDLRRQLDEERQQREQMRQQELLQHRSQSSRLDQLELQLQTLVANTQEVQRRHEAATGASSSPTTLPAAFSVGVDQQSHDALLAEVKRLEAALDEVRRVVEGLSKSQDGCRQLSRIQQLISVEVSAQVQEQVRSLVYGNQLTPGGNTATLPESLLQWLSQRYVSSADLQAALASLEQSLLQNISMKLAQQHNEGMDKEAVLHTAGHVGATVTLEDVHVMVKNALRLFSQDQTGMADFALESGGGSILSTRCSETYETKAALLSLFSIPLWYFSQSPRAVIQPDVHPGNCWAFRGSKGFLVIRLSMRILPTAFTLEHIHKALAPSGTLRSAPQEFSVYGLDDEHQEKGKLLGTYTYDEDGEALQTFPVTEENDDTFQIIEVQILSNWGHKEYTCMYRFRVHGTPSSI, encoded by the exons ATGGTGGCTCTTGTTCCTGTAATGATAGACGAGGATGTGGATCTGCAGAGCTGGGGCTGGACTGACCTGTGTGTATCTTCAGCCTCATCCTACTACTGTGTGTTCTGTCGTGTCCGTGGTGTCTTCTTCTGTAGTGTTAGTGCTTGTTG CTCCAGCTACTTTTCATTGGTGTCAGACTCTGAAAAGGAGCAGCCCACTGTCTCCTTTGATCAGACAGGAGCCATGTCCAGACGCAGCCTGCGGATCGATGATGGCCTGTTGGACCGCAGTCTGCCGCACAGCAGCGCCTCCTTCAGTGTGGGaggaggcagctggaggagcagcag GTCATTGAATTCTCGTCGTTCTCAGCAGCattctgtctcctgctcagaGTCCCTCCTCCACACTCCTCGTAAACCAGCTAGCCTACACAACAGCAGCCTCCACAGCATGGCATCTGATGCCTCCCTGCTTTCCTCACTGCTGGATGAGTCCTCGGTCCATGAGGCTACAGTGGTGGACAACTTCTGGG GTTTGGACCATGATTTGGATCCCAAAG AAAACACCATTTTAGCGGAGCAGAGCAGCATTGTGGCTAACAGcactctgattggttcagaaaACCACTGTGCCAAACACCCAGTCCAGACGCTCAGCAGAGTTTACTGTAAAGACTGTGAGCTTCATTCCAACAGTAAGGAGTCTGCCTCCTCCAAATACACCTCCTCATTAGTAAAGATGGGACCAGGAGGATCCCATCCTGGAGACTCGGAAGGTTCCACCATCTACGGCAGGGATCGTAACCGCAAGAGTAGAATAG CTCAATCCAGACACTGTGGGGTCATGAGCCTGAAGGAGCCTCATTCCAATGGATCTCTAT GTCAGAGAGTAGGTGATGCATTCAGGTGGCTCTGCAGACGATGGCAGCACAAATCCTG GTTTCCTCTCAGATTATTGATTGTcatcctgctgcttctcctttttG GCCTATGTTGGTTTGGTCCAGCTGGTTTGCAGTCCGTGTTTCTAGCTGTCCACTTTGCAGAGTGTAGGACGGCACTCTCCAACATTCCCGGTCTCTCGTCTGTCTATGGCATTGTGTCCTCTCGGAGCCAGTCAGCAGATGTTGCCACTGTGAAGGAGCTGAAGGAAGTCCAGCCCTACGTGGAGCCGCTCTACAGTCCACCCCCACAAACGGAGGAGAAG GAAGAGTTGGGCACAGCAGGTGACTCTGAGCGGCTCCTTCATCTGGAGCGAAGCTTGGCTGCGTTGTGGGATCATGTTGAAGTTGGAGGGCGACAAGCTGAACAGAGACACGGGGAGGTGCTGCAGCTCTATACTGAACtccggcagcagcagcttcattctGCTCAGAGCAGCAGTGACGGTGTGGAGCCATGGTTGAACTCCGTGTTGGACCATCAGCTGTCTGACCTCAGGAGACAATTGGATGAGGAGAGACAACAACGGGAACAG ATGCGACAGCAGGAGTTACTGCAGCACCGGAGTCAGTCATCTCGTCTGGACCAACTCGAGCTGCAGCTACAGACACTGGTGGCCAACACACAG GAAGTGCAGCGGCGACATGAAGCTGCAACAGGAGCCTCGTCCTCTCCAACAACACTTCCTGCTGCATTTAG TGTTGGTGTGGACCAGCAGTCCCATGATGCCTTACTGGCAGAGGTTAAGCGGTTGGAAGCTGCTCTGGACGAAGTCAGGCGGGTAGTTGAGGGTCTGTCAAAGTCTCAGGATGGCTGCCGACAACTCTCCAGAATCCAGCAgctg ATTTCAGTGGAGGTTTCCGCTCAGGTCCAGGAGCAGGTTAGATCTCTTGTCTACGGCAATCAGCTAACACCAGGGGGGAACACTGCCACCCTCCCAGAGTCACTCCTCCAGTGGCTGTCGCAGAGATATGTCAGCAGCGCAGACCTGCAGGCAGCACTTGCCTCGCTGGAGCAGAGCCTCCTGCAAAACATCAGCATGAAGCTGGCACAGCAGCACAATGAGGGGATGGACAAAGAGGCTGTTCTACACACCGCTGGGCATGTTGGGGCCACTGTAACTCTGGag GATGTCCATGTAATGGTGAAGAATGCTCTGCGGCTATTTTCTCAGGATCAAACTGGCATGGCTGACTTTGCTCTGGAGTCCGGAG GAGGCAGCATCCTGAGCACTCGCTGCTCTGAGACATACGAGACCAAGGCGGCTCTGCTCAGCCTGTTCAGCATTCCTCTCTGGTATTTCTCTCAGTCTCCACGAGCTGTAATCCAG CCTGATGTCCATCCAGGAAACTGCTGGGCCTTCAGAGGCTCCAAAGGCTTCCTGGTGATCCGGCTCTCTATGAGGATCCTCCCCACTGCCTTTACCCTGGAACACATCCACAAAGCCCTGGCTCCTAGTGGGACACTGCGCAGCGCCCCTCAAGAGTTCAGCGTTTAT GGTCTGGATGATGAGCATCAGGAGAAAGGAAAGCTGCTGGGCACTTACACCTATGATGAGGACGGAGAAGCTCTGCAGACTTTCCCTGTCACT gagGAGAATGATGACACCTTCCAAATCATCGAGGTGCAGATTTTGTCTAACTGGGGCCACAAGGAGTACACATGCATGTACCGCTTCAGAGTGCATGGGACACCCAGCTCCATCTGA